The nucleotide sequence ACCATGTCATCGGCGTAGCGGACAAACCTGTGTCCCCTTAGCTCAAGCTCATGGTCGCATTCATTCAGCAGGATGTTTGCAAGGATTGGGCTCAGATTGCCCCCCTGTGGGCAACCCTCCTCGGTCTTCTGGTACATTCCCTTCACGACAACCCCAGCCCTCAGGAACCGGTGGATGAGTGACACCACCCTTCCATCCTTCACCTTCTCGCTGAGCACTTGGATGAGCTTCGAGTGGTTTACCGTATCGAAGAACCTCTCCAAGTCCATGTCGACCACCCAGTCGTACCCCTCGTTTGCATTCGCGAGGCATCGCCTCAGTGCATCATGGGCACCCCTTCCGGGTCTGAAGCCATAGCTGTGCTCACTGAATTCGGGTTCATAGATTTCGGACAGCACTTGGGCGATGGCTTGCTGCACCATCCTGTCCATGACCCTTGGGATTCCAAGGTTTCTCGTCTTGCCCCCTTCCTTAGGTATCTCAACCCTTAGGACCGGTTTGGGACGGTACTTCCCCTCCCGAATCTGCCCCTTGAGATTTTCGAGCCCCACCGCCTTTATCTGGCTGAGCAACCCGTCCGTCCCGATCCCGTCCACCCCGGCACTCCCCTTGTTGGCACACACCCTGTCGTATGCCCTCTGGAGATTCCGGCTGTCCAGTATCCTTTCGAGCAAATCCGTTCGTTTTGCGTCGGTCGTGTTGTTTTCAGACATCCCACACCCTCTCGGCCCCCCCTGGCCACCTTCCACATTCCGTGCTTCCAGTGTCCCGGGTCTGCCACCACTACGTGTACAGGTTCTGCCGTCCTTGACAGGCCAGGTATCTTTCATTTACTACGTCCCTCCTGACGTTCCGGCCTTCAGGGTTTCCCCCTACTATGCCTTCATCTGACTCCTTGCAGTGACTGGCCCCTATTCTTGTATATTCAGGGCTTTCGCCATCCTTGGCGTTGATAGCCTAGGCTCATCTGCAAGACCTCCTCGGGTAAGAACACTTTCTTTCCTTCCATCCACCTGCCCCATTTACACCCCCCGGTTCCGTATAGCATTTGGACTTCGGTTTGTGTTGCAACCTCATCCACCAAGGAATGCCTGATGGGATTCCTGTTCGTCAGGCCGGAAATTTGCCACCGGCTTTCTTCAGATTCCTCCTCACGGGGGACACCCTTGCCATTGGCTATGTACTTGACGCTATCACCTGTACTTGGGACTTTCACCCTTTAGAAAATGTTCATACCGAGCGCACCACAAAGAACGGGATGAAGCCATCCCGTTCTCTTATATATAAGAATTATCAGAACTACAGTGTGTATTCTTCCGTCTCTGAAGAAGTATCAGCTGCAATCTCTATTTCATACATACCATTGTTTAATGTAGCTACCAATAAGTTGTTTACACTCTTCTCATAGCTATCCACAATCTCCGCAGCATCAAGATACACACCATATCCTTCACGAATCGTGGTGGAAGTAACATCAGTATTTGAGACAGTATCGTCAGGAAAACTGATTACATAGAGAGGTTCATTTATTCCATCAGGTTTGGTGATCAGTCTTGTGTTAGTACCATCACTGGTAGCATACATGAATGCATGTTTTTCATACGATTCATTTGTGTCATGCATCAGAGTAAAGGGACCACTTACAGATGTAGCACCATATACTTCTCCTTCATAGGTGAGCAAATAGATATTACCGTTGCTCACAGTCATGGAAGCATATCGTTTATCCTCTGATGCTGTAGGAAGTGCTGTTGCAGTAGCACCAGAGACATAGTAATGCTTGTAATCCCCGTTGAGGTTTGTCAGGGAAACAAGGATTGGAGTGGTGGAAAGATCCTGATGTTTGGTACCACTCGGCTGCAGTACAGCATCAACACTGTATCCAGATAAGGAGGTAGCAATAGAAACAACCACACTGACGGGAGCATCATAATCATACAGTGCGAATGCATCTGCACTACTCTTTGTCAGTACCAACCCATTGGGAAGAAGTTTTACATTTTCGAATGCAGAGAAGTCATAGGTAGTTCCTGCTACACCGGAATTATCAACAGTCTTAATCTTTTTGTATCCAGCGTCCTCATTGGTGTTCACCTGATAGG is from uncultured Sphaerochaeta sp. and encodes:
- the ltrA gene encoding group II intron reverse transcriptase/maturase → MSENNTTDAKRTDLLERILDSRNLQRAYDRVCANKGSAGVDGIGTDGLLSQIKAVGLENLKGQIREGKYRPKPVLRVEIPKEGGKTRNLGIPRVMDRMVQQAIAQVLSEIYEPEFSEHSYGFRPGRGAHDALRRCLANANEGYDWVVDMDLERFFDTVNHSKLIQVLSEKVKDGRVVSLIHRFLRAGVVVKGMYQKTEEGCPQGGNLSPILANILLNECDHELELRGHRFVRYADDMVISCASRKGAERTLESTARYLENVLKLKVNREKTCISRIGGIKFLGYGFYFDTKVKKWNFRLHEKSKAKLKAKIKEITQRSNGWSVAYRQAKLSQLVRGWVAYFKLARCKGTLEGIDQWLRRRIRMLYWKMWKRIRTRYKRLMKLGVAKQKAYEWANSRLGYWRVAGSWILTTTLNNKKLYAMGWRWFSGLYARECVN